GGCCACCTGACGGAACCTCGGCCCGGCCGCCGGGTCGGTGGCCAGGTCGGCGATCAGCAGCCGGCCGGGTTCGGCGGGGTGGCTGAGCAGCCCCGAGAACGGGCCGTGCTCGGCCGGGACGGTCTCCAGCGCGCCGAGCTCGGACCGGTCCAGGTTGAGGCCGACCGGGCGTCCGGCGCCCCGGGCGGTGGTGGTGATCAGCCCTCGACGGGCGCCGAGCAGCGCGGCGCCGGAGGCCAGTACGGCCGCCAGGGTGTCGGCCAGGCCGCGGGCCTGGGCCAGCAGTTCGGTGTGCTCCTGGAGGACGGTCAGGTCGGACAGCTGCCCGGCCAGCCGGTCCTGCAGACCGGCCGTCTCGCTGATGGCGAGGAAGCCGAGATCAGGCAGCACGGTGGCGGTCGCCGCCAGAGGCTTGGCGTCGGTCATGTCCCAACTCCCCACACAGTGGTATGTGTCACGCAGAACCACCAGGACCGCCCAAAAACGATTCCTAAGTCACTACTCGGCATTAATCCACCACTTGTACACAGGCCGATCGGGGCATGTCCAGAATCAGGACAAGGTCGGTCGGCGGGTTCCGCAGCGCCCGGACGGGGCGGATCCGCCGCTCCGGGAGCACGTCGGTGTCCCGACGCTCCGTCAGTCGGCCGTCCGGATCGTATGGTTCGGGGAGTCGCCGCCCGGCCGGGCCGGAGCTCACTCACCCTTACGGTGGAACCAACCGTCTCCGACGGGCGTCCATCTGGTCGCATGCGGGATTCTCGTTCCGGAGGCCGTCCGCTCCAGGCCCCCAGCCCCTCCCTGTCGTTCAGGTCACTCCCGCCCCTCCGTCCGCACCGGTGCCGCCCACGCACCCAGGGCGCAGCCGCGGTCGACGGTCCGACTGCCCGAGCCCCACGGTCGCGGAAAGGAACGAGCGCAGATGCCATGGACGCGTCCCCGTCTGAACCGGAGCAAGGCCCGGAGCAAGTCCGGGAGCAAGGCGCACCGCAGGTACAGCCCCTCCCCCCGGTCGCCCTGGCTGCGCTGGCCCGGCAGCCGGCGCCGGGTCAGGGCGGCCCTGCTGGCGGCGGCCCGGACCGCCGCCGGGTACGGCTGGCCGGTGCTGCCGGGCGCGTACGCGGTGCCGGGTCTGCTCGGGCCCTGCTCCTGCGAGGACCCGGCCTGCCCGGCCCCCGGCGCCCATCCGCACCAGCCGCCGCTGCCCGCCGCCACCACCGACGCCCGGATGGTGGGCTGGTGGTGGGCCGAGCGCTCGCCGGACGCGTCGGTGCTGGTGGCCACCGGGCGGACGGTCAGCGCGGTGAGCCTGCCGGCCGACGCGGGGGCCAGGGCGCTGGAGTACCTGGAGGTGCTGGACGTGCCGGTCGGCCCGGTGCTGCTGGCCCAGGACCGGTACGTGCTGCTGGTGGCGCCGTACACACTGGCCGAGTTGGGGGAGCTGCTGGCCGAGCAGCCGTGGGTGCCTGGGGTGATGCGCTATCACGGACCGGACGGCTACCTGCTGCTGCCGCCCAGCCGGACGGCGGAGGGCGGGGTGCGCTGGGTCAGGCCGCCGGTCGGCGGGCGGCCGTGGCTGCCCGAGGTGGGCGGTCTGCTGGGTGCGCTGATCGCGGCGAGTTCGGTGGCGGCGGACGGGAGCAGGTTGGCCGGCTGAACCACGGCGAGCGCTCAATTCCCGTACGGAAAAAGAAGATCCGGCCGCTGGCGACGGGGGATGCACCAGCGACCGGACTGTTTAAATGGTAACAAAGATCCGCGTGCGCGCCAATTTGTCCGCACACTCTGTCACCTGGCAGTTTTCCTTCCGGTCCGAAAATGTGACGCGAGTCACTTTTCGGGCCAAGGGCTCCGGGAAGAGCCTCAGTTGAGCGTCACCTGACGGCTCACCAGGTGGGCCCGGGCCCGGCGCTCCTCGGCGGTGAGCGGGGTCTCGTCCTTGAGCGTGGCGGCCAGTCGCTCGGCGAACTCGGCGGCGGGCGCCTCGCAGTCGGCGGCGGTCATGCTCTGCGGCAGGTCCCAGACCGGCACGGTCAGACCGTGCGCGCGGAACGAGCCGACCAGCCGGGTGTCCGCGCCGAGCGAGGACTGCTCGGCGGCGGTCAGCTTGGCCAGCGCGTCCAGGAGCTGCTCCTCCGGCACCGTCATGACCCAGCGCAGGTGGTTCTTGTCCGGCGCGGCGCACCAGTACGAGGACGGCACGCTGCTGAGCTTCTCGGTCGGGATGGCGGAGGCGTTGGCCCGCTCCAGCGAGGCGGCCACGTCACCGGTGGCGGTCTCCGCGTCCTCCAGCCAGAACTCGAAGCCGGTGTGCACGGCCGGGGCGAACTCGGCGTCCAGGTCGAGCAGTTCCTGCAGGCGGCGGCCACCGGGGACGGTCCGGCGGGCGGGCACGGGGCTGCCCGGCTCGGTGGTCAGGGCCAGCTCCAGGGCGTCGCCGAGGTCGCGGCTCAGGTCGCCGGAGGCGGACTGGGTCTGCAGACCGAGCAGGATCGAGCCGTCCGGGCGGCGCAGCGCGGGCCAGGCCAGCGGCAGCACGGTGGCCAGCGTCACCGAGGGCACCGGACCGGTGGCGCCGTCGGCCACGCCCTTGGCCAGGGTGAGCGGGACGGTGGCGGCGGGGACCAGCTCGCGCAGCGCGACCCAGTCGGCCTCGCCGGGCAGCCCCTCGAACGGGCGGTGGACCAGCTCCTGGACCGCGTGCGCGGCCTCGCGCCCGTGGCAGGCCTTGTACCGGCGGCCGGAACCGCACGGGCAGTCCTCGCGGGCCCCGACCACGGGGATCTCGCCCGAGGTCACGACGGTGGACGGACGGTTCTGCGGCGACTTCTTCGCGGCCTTCTTGGCCATGGTGCGGCTCTCCCGGTACGGCGACGTGCTTGCCCGGGCAGCCTACTGAGCTTTCCCGGCGGACCGGTCAGGTCCGGCCGACCGACGCCCGTCCGAGTGTCGTCCGCGGTTGTCGGTCAGGCGCTCCGCGCGCCGTGCTCCGCCCGCAACGGGAGCTCGGCCCAGACCGTCACCTGCCCCGGTGCGTCCCGGACGCCCCAGTCGTCCGCCAGCCGGCCGACGATGGTCAGCCCGCGGCCGCCGCGCGAGGTGAGCGAGGGCCGGGCCGGCGTCGGCCTGGTCACCGCACCGCCGTCGGTCACCTCCAGGACCAGCTGCCCCTGCCCGGACAGCACCCAGCGGACCGTCACCCCGCCGGGTTCACCGTCCTCGGCGGACCGTACGCCGACCAGGACGGGGGCCGGCACGGGGGCCGGCGCGTCGTCCTTCAGGTCGGCCAGCCTGCCCAGCGGCCGGGCGTACCGGCAGGAGTTGCTGAGCAACTCGGACAGGATCAGGACCGCGTCGTCGATCACCGTCTCGGCGACCTCGTGGTCACCCAGATCACGGCGCAGTCGGCGTCGTGCCGCTCCGACACCGGCGGGCCCGTGCGGCACCGCCATGGTCGATGAAGTCGGCACCTCGTGTGCCACCATCAACGCCACCCCCGGACCTCCTTCAGCATTCGCCGAGGGATGGATGCCCCTTGGTAATGGGTCGGAAACGGGCATCCGGCGATCGCGGCGGGACATTAACGGGCAGCGCAACTCACGGTACGCAAATGGTGATTGCCTGCTCACAGACCGTTGTCCAAACGCCCGGAATTGGCCACTCCCGGTACTTCACGCCGGAGTTCGCGCCAGTTCACGCCCCTCGCGCGGGGCGTTTATCGGCCGAGTTGTGCCAGCACGGCGCGCGGCCGATTGGTGATGATCGCCGAAACGCCGAGTTCCAGACAGAGTTCGACATCGGCCGCCTCGTCCACGGTCCAGACGTGCACCGAGTGCCCGGCCCGCCGCAGCGCGCGCACCAGCTCGGGGTTGGACCTGACCAGGTCAATGCCGGGTCCGGCGATCGGGGCGCCGCCGGGCAGCGTCTCGATCCGGCCGAGCAGCGGCAGCCTGCGGTCGAACAGGTAGACCGTCGGGACGGCGGGCGCGGCCCGGCGGATCCGGCGCAGCGAGAGCTCGGAGAAGCTCATCACGCGCACCGCTGACCCCTCCCGACTGTCCGGAAGCAGCCCGTACCGGGAGAGCAGCCGGAGCAGTTCGGCCTCGGTGCGCCCCGCGTACCGGGTCGGGTGTTTGGTCTCGATCGCCAGCTCCACCCGCCGACCGGCGTCCGCGACCAGTTCGAGCAGCTGGGCCAGCGTCAGCACCGGGCTGGGCTCGGGCGCCGCCGGGTCCTTCCAGGAGCCGAAGTCGAAGGCGTTCAGCTGAGCCAGCGTCAGGGCGGAGACCGCGCCCCGGCCGTCCGAGGTCCGGCGGACCGTCCGGTCGTGCACACAGACCAGCTGCCCGTCGGCGGTCAGCCGGACGTCGGCCTCCAGGCCGTCGGCGCCCTCCGCCACGGCGAGCGCGTACGCCGCGAGGGTGTGCTCGGCGCGGGCGGCCGAGGAGCCGCGGTGCGCGATCACCTGGACGGCACCGCGGTCCGCGGCGTCCTGGCTGGTCAACGGCTGGTTCCGGGTATCCACACCGGTAACCCTACGAGGCGCCGGACGACCGGTGGCCGCCGCCACGGGAAACTCCGGGTGAAGTTCCCGCTGCGGCGGCCGACGCGTCACTTCCGGCGCTGCACCGCCAGGGTGGCCAGCGCCGCGACCAGGAAGCTCAGCAGCGAGGCCGAGGTCCAGGGCTGCGCCTCGAAGCCGACCTTCGACTGCAGGTCCAGCCAGAAGCCGCGCCAGCCGTCGATCGCGGTCGGGGCGATGAACTGGTAGGTGGCGAAGCCGAGCGCCCACGGCAGCAGCATCAGCCAGCGGGCCGGGGCGTCCTCGGCCAGGTTCCAGCCGCGCCGGCCCGAGCCGAGGAAGTAGTCGGCCGCCAGCACCGCGAACATCGGCACGAAGACCGAGCCGATCAGGAACAGGAAGGCGGAGTACGACGCGGCGAACTCGTCGATGCACAGCGCCAGCCCGGTCACCAGCGCACCGATCCCGCCGGTCAGCAGCCGGCGGTCGACCTTCGGCAGCAGGTTCTGGATCGACATCGCGGTCGAGTACACGTTGGCGAAGGACTGGTCGGTCTCCCGGACCACCAGTACCAGCAGGAAGGCCCAGCCCGCGGCCACCCCGGTGAAGGAGGAGAAGATCAGGTTCGGGTCGCCGTCGGACTGCAGCAGCGCCACCGCACCCAGCAGGTAGCACCAGACCTGGGCCAGCGTGTAGCCGGAGAGGGTGGCCCAGAACGCGGTCCCGGCGGCGCGGGCGTGCCGGGTGTAGTCGGCGGCCAGCGGTACGAAGGAGATCGACATCGCGATCATCACGTCGGTGGCGGAGAGGAAGCCGCTCCAGTTGCCCGCACCCGGGTTCGGCACGCCCTGCCGGACCAGCTGGACGGTGAGGTAGACCATCGCGATGCCGACGGCGATCGTGACGTACTTGCGCAGCACCCCGATCGAGCCGAGCGGCCAGATGGTCAGCGTGGTGGTCAGCGCACCGCCCAGCAGCACGAACAGCCAGTGCCAGCCCTGGGTGCCGGTGACCGCCTGGGCGCCCATCGTGATCACCAGCAGCTCGTACACACCCCAACCGATGCACTGCACGATGTTCAGCACGGTGGGGACGTAGGAGAGCTTGGTGCCGAACAGGCCGCGCAGCACGGCCATGGCCGGTGCGCCCGTCCGGGCACCGATCAGGGCGGTCACCCCGAGCATCGCGGTGCCGATCACGGTGCCCACCACGGTGGCGGTGATCGCGGCGGCCAGCGAGAGCTCCGCGCCCTTGGCGCCGATCACGGTGGCCGCGCTGGTGAAGCCGATCAGGCTGACCCCGAGGTTGGCCCAGAGCGAGAACAGCGCCCGGAAGTCGAGGGTGCGAGGAGGTGCGGTGTCCAGCACGAGCGGCGCCTCGGCGCGCGCGGTCGCGGTCGGTTCCTGGACAGGGGCAGGCGAAACAGCCGTCATGGCCGAAGCTCCCTACGCCGGCATTACCCGGACAGGTTCGAGCGGTCTGCGCTCCCTCGCCGTAGGCCAGCAGCTGCATGGCGTACGGTCGTTCCGCGCACTCTCAGCCTGGACGGTCCAAGCTCCCGCGTGTCAGTTTGGAGCGCCAGGCTAGCCGCCGGGCCGCCGAACACCAAGGCGAGCGGGTGGCCGTCCGGATCGCGGGACGAAGCGGACCCCCCGGGGGCCGTGTCGGGAACAGGTAAGGATTCTTAAGAGTTCTTCACCGGGCCCCATACGACAACCGAATCAGCAATGCGAAAAACTGTGGACCAAGGTCCTGTCAGCTATGGAGGTCGTCCGTGAGCACCGAGCACGCGAGTGGTTCCACCCAGCCGGAGGCTGGTGGAGGGTCCACCGGGCCCGAGGAGCAGCGCACCTCCGCGGGCCAGGTCGCCGAGCCGACGCTGGCGTTCGGCAAGGTGACTCCGCCGGCCGCCCCGTCCTATCTGGACGCGCCCCCGCCGGTGCTGCCGCCCGCCCCGGCTCCGGCCGCCCCGCCCGCCCCGTCCTACCTGGACGCGCCGCCGCCGGCCCCGGCCCCGGCCGGCAACCCGTACGCGGCTCCGGCCGCCCCGCCCGCTCCGGCCGCCGAGCTGCCGCCGGTCGCCGCGGCCGAGCTGCCGCCGGTGCAGGTGGCCCCGCCGGCCGCCGAGCCGCCGCACCACCCGTTCGGCGCGGGTACGCCGCTCGGCAGCTGGGCCACCCCGCCCGGGGGCATCGACGGCCCGGGCGGCCCCGGCTTCCCCCAGTACCCGGGTGCGAACCCGGCGCCCGGTCGCAAGCGCGGCGGACTGATCGCGCTGGTCGCGGCCGTCGCCTTGGTGGCCGGTCTGGCCGGCGGCGCGATCGGCGTCTCGGTGACCGACCGGGACGGCGGATCCAACTCCTCGTCAGGCCGCGGCACCAGCACCACCGTCCAGGCCAGCGAGAACAAGCAGGCGGTCAACCGTCCGCCGGAGTCGGTCGCGGGCATCGCCGGCAAGGCGCTGCCGAGCGTGGTCACCATCAAGGCGCAGGGCTCGCAGGAGTCCGGCACCGGCACCGGGTTCGTCTTCGACACCGAGGGCCACATCCTCACCAACAACCACGTGGTCGCCCCGGCGGCCAGCGGCGGCAAGCTGACCGTCAAGTTCTCCGACGGTTCGTCCTACCCGGCCTCGGTGGTCGGCCGGGCGCAGGGCTACGACGTGGCCGTGATCAAGCTGGACAGCCCGCCCAAGGACAAGCTCGTCCCGCTCCCGCTCGGTGACTCCGACAAGGTCGCGGTCGGCGACGCCACCATCGCGATCGGCGCCCCGTACGGCCTGGAAGGCACCGTCACCACCGGCATCATCAGCGCCAAGGACCGCCCGGTGGCCTCCGGCGACGAGACCGGCGCCCAGGCCTCCTACATGAACGCGCTGCAGACCGACGCGTCGATCAACCCGGGCAACTCCGGCGGGCCGCTGCTGGACGCCGCGGGCGCCGTGATCGGCATCAACTCGGCGATCCAGTCCAACACCAGCAGCGGCAACAGCCGGGCCGGCTCGATCGGCCTCGGCTTCGCGATCCCGATCAACCAGGCCAAGCGGGTCGCGGGCGATCTGATCAAGGGCGGCACGCCGGTCTACGCGATCCTCGGCGTGCTGCGCAACGACGAGTTCAAGGGCGACGGCGCGCAGATCCGCGGCTCCGCCGTCGGCGAGACCCCCGCCGTCACCCCGGGCGGCCCCGCCGACCAGGCCGGCCTCAAGGCCGGTGACGTGATCACCAAGCTCGGCGGCCACGTCATCGACAGCGGCCCCACCCTGGTCAGCGAGATCTGGACCTACAAGCCCGGCGACAAGGTCGAGGTCGAGTACACCCGCGACGGCAAGGCCGCCAAGACCACCGTCACCCTCGGCGAACGCAAGGGCGACAACTGACAGCACCGGTGACCGCCCTGGCAAAAGGGTGTGCACGGAACCCCACCGGACCCGTTAGGCTGACCTCCGCCTGGAGAGTTGCCCGAGCGGCCTAAGGGACCAGTCTTGAAAACTGTCGTGGCGTAACCCGTCACCGTGGGTTCAAATCCCACACTCTCCGCTGGTGGAGGAAACTCCAGCTCAGGGCGGGTATCGGCGAGCAGCCGATACCCGCCCTTTGGCATGTTGTCTCACCGCGCGTCGCCGATATCCCGCGCGGATCCAGCCCGTGTGGAACATCTGTGGAACGCCGTCCCGGGGTGCTGACGGCCTACTCCTGCATGTCCTGACCGTTCAGGAACCGCTCGATCAGGGCGTTGGAGTGATCCTGACGGTTGTTCAGGATCTTGGCGTAGAAGCGGTAGAGCACCGCCACGCTGTGCCCAGCGCGCCGCGCCACCTCCACCGGATCGACGCCGGCCACCAGCCAGCCGGACACGGCCGTGTGCCGCAGCTCGTAGGGCACGTCCGCGAGCGGCGTCTCCACCTCATGGGGTGTCAGGACGAACGGCCGGGCTACCTTCCAGAGCGCGGCGTACTCCTTCGTGAGAAGTCGCCCGCCCTCGGTCGCCCGGAACAGTCGGCCATCGGACGCGACGCCGAACCGCTCGATGTGCTCGCGGAGGATCTGCACCAGAACCGGCGGAATGGGCACGTCGCGCGTGGCGCTGCGGGCCCGACGCTTGAGGCCGCGCTCCTCGTGTGACTGTCCGTCATCTGTCCACCGTGAGCCGACCCGTGGGGAGCTACCGGCCAGCACGATGCGCCCCCACCCGGTCTCCGGCAGGGTGCAGTCCGTGATCCGAATGTCCATCGCCTCGGCCGGCCGAGTAGCCGCATAGAGCATGCAGCCGTAGAACGCCCGCAGGTGGCTTCCGCGCCGCGAGACAGTGCCAGCAGCCTCGATCAGGGCGTGCCCCTGCTCCGGCCCCGGGACCCACCGCCAGTCGATCTCATCGTCTGTCTCCGGCGCATCCCAGTCCACGAACTGGAGCGGGTTGGCCGGCAGCCTGCGGCGCTCAACCGCGTACCGCAAGGCGTTGTTGAACACCATGCGCTTGCGGGTGATCGTGTTGTCCGCCGCGACCTCGCCGTTCAGGAGACGGGACAGGGCTTCAAGGGCGGTGCGTACCACCTCGGAATCCTCCAACTCCCCAATCCCGATGGACTTCTTGGCCAGCCACGCGAGCGCAGCGGTGACCTCTGCGGGCGGTTCCGGCTGCTGCGGCGAGAAGTTGAACGCCCAGCACGACAGAGCCTGACGGAGAACGCGGTGATCAGGCGCACCACGGCGGTCGGTGACCAGCGCGGGAGTGATGGTGGCAAGAGCGTCCGCACGTGCCGATCGGCTCTTGGCGGACGCTCGGGCCCACTTCTTCTCCGCGTACTCCTTCGCGTGCTCGAACCACGTGACCTGGTCGCGCTTCCGGAGTTCGGATACCGGCAGACCGCTGTCCGTGTCGAACTGCTCGCCCTTCTGGATCGCGGTCATCAGCTGGGCCCGCCGACCGTCCGCCAGGGTCTTCGTGGCGAACGTTCGGGAGTGCGGGTTCAGGCCTACGCGCCACCGGAGTTGGTGCGGCTTACGTCCGCGCTTGAGATCACGAATGGCATAGATGTACACCTCGAAGGTCAGCAATTCAGCTCCGTACGGATGAGGGGCCCGGCGAACTTGCCGGGCCCCGTTGGCGGTGGGTCGTCAGGCAGCGATCTGGCAAGCAGCCAGCCAGCTGTCGAGGTCGGCGCGGTCCACGCGGAGCTGAGCGTTGGGGAGCTTGATCAGGCGCGGCCCCTGGCCTCGGGCACGCATCCGGTAAAAGGCGGCGCGGCTCATGTTGATCTCTTCCAGGACGGCGGAGAGCTTGAGCAGTTCACGCTTTGCCATGCAGATCCTCCGATGAGCGGTTCGGGTGTGGCGGAATGGGCGCGACGGCCAGGCGGGCGCGCCTGTCCGAGGCTGGGATTTCTGCGTCATTGCGTCATCAGCGTCATTTGGGCCTGTGACCTGGGGTTCTGTGTGACGCAGCGTCAGGAGGGTGCGTCATGGGTGTGTCATGGGCTGCGTCATCGCATGTCGCAGATGACGCAGGATGACGCAGCGGCCGTCGTCTGCGTCATGGCTGTCTGCGCAGGTCAGGGGCCGGTTTTCGGTCCGAATGACGCACATGTCGCAGCGTCTTCCTACTTAGGAAAAAAGAGGGGTGGTTGTTGTAGTTCGGCACTCCCTCAGAGCGAAAGGAGGAGCCGCTTCGCGGCACGACCCTTGGGCGGCTTCGCCGAACAGCAAGAGGAGCACCACCTCGCGAGGCGTGCCAGTGCTCCTCTTGCTGTTCAGGTGGTGAGGTCAGAGCAGCCGGGGCTGCTCGTGCGGCGGCGTGACGGCCGGACGGCCCATCTCCAGATACCGGCCTTCGCAGGTGCGGCCCGAGTCCACGAGCACGCCTCGGGCCGCGAGGGTGGGTTGAAGGCGCTTGAGGCGGTCGGAGAGGACCTTGCCGGTGGTCGGCCAGCCCTTGGGCAGGGGCCGCAGGTCGGGTTCGCTGTAGAGGCGGCTGAGGCAGGTCAGCCACTCGGTCGAGGTCTGGCGCTGCGCCGCGCCCGGGGCGATGGTCTCGGCGTGCCGCAGGACGGTCTGCGCGAGGAGGTCGCCCTCGATCACGTCGTCGTTCAGGTCGTCCAGGCTGGCCCGGTACGCCGCCAGCACCCCCAGGCCGGTCGCGGCGTCGAGTTGCGCGCACAGGTGCGCGAAGTCCGCCATCCGCAGATCGGTCGGCGTCTCCGCCTGCGCGGCCCGGACCTTGACGGTCAGGTCGAGCAGCGACCCGAGCACGACGGGCAGGGCCTCTTCGTAGTCCGCCCACAGTGCCGCTTCGGTGACCCGGACCCTGGGCCGCTCCAGCCGCAGCGGCAGCAGCCGCTCGGCGAGGTCGGGTCGGATGACGCCGACGTCGATGCCGGTCAGCAGCAGCGGCCGGCGGTAGCTGGCCCGGACCACGTCGCCGTCGGTGAACAGGGCGCGCTTGACGCTCTCGGCGCCGGTGACGATGCAGCACATCGCGTCGGAGAGGTCGGGCGTCATGTGGGAGAGGTTGTCGAGGGCGGTGACCCATCCGGCCGCGACGGCGGCGATGAGGTTCTCCTCGTCCTTCGGGGCCCGGCGCAGGTCACCGCTCATGCCTTCGATGATCCTCACCAGCATTCGGCCGCCGGAGGACTTGCCAGCGCCCTGCGGCCCGGTCAGGAACGGTGCCGGAACGGGCACGGACGGCCCGAGGCAGCCGATCAGCCAGGCGATGGCCAGGCATTCGGTCTGGGCGTTGGCGAAGTTGCACAGCCGCATCAGCAGGTCGATGCCCTTGCCGTCGGTGTCCTTGACCGGCACCGGCAGCTCTCCGGTGAGCTGGGTGCGGCGCCAGCACACCTCACGCGGGTCGGGTACGACGGTGTCCCATCCGGTGGGGTGGATGCGCACCGAGAGCCCGTCGGAGCGGCCCAGGTCCAGCCACGTTGCCCCGTCGAAGCCGGGGGCGACGCGGATGTGGACGGGCTGCACCTCCTCCGTCAGGGCGAGCGCCTCGATCAGGTCCAGCGCCTCCTTGAGCGCGGTCCCGTTGAACACCCCGAGCCCGTCGCGGAACAGACCGACCATCAGTTCCTGGCGGTGGCTGCCGGTGGTGCCCTGGGAGCGGATCGGACGCGCCACCGGATGGCCCACCTTCTGCGCGTAGACGGTGCCGTCGGCGGTGCGGAAGTACCGGAAGTGGGCCTGCGCGTAGTCGGTGATGATCTCGCGTGCCGGGGTCTTCTCCTCCTCCGCCACGGCTACATCCCCAACCGGCTGAGGGCGTTGGTCCACGCGTCGGCGCAGTGCCGGGGCGATTCGCCCTTGGCCTGCGCGGCGGCGAACAGCCGCGCCGTGTGCGCGTCGGTGAGGCACCCGCACCGGCCGTGCGTGGCCAGCACGGCCAGGAACGCCCCGAACACGGTCGCGTGCACCGCACTGGCCGCCTCGGTGATGCGCTGCTCCGCCATGGTGATGCCGCGCTCCAGGTAAGCCGGTGTGCGGTGCGGGCACCGCCCGCCCCCGGCCGGCACGGAAACGGCCACATGCCGGGCCGGGGTGGGCTCGCGCACGATCAGGGCCCGGACGGTGTCGGGCAGCGCGGCGATGGCGCCTGCTCCGGGGCCGACCCAACGGGCGTAGGACATCAGCGACTTGACGTCGATGCCGGGCCGCACCGCGTTGGCTGACTGCATCGCGCCCCGGTAGAGCCAGTGCTCACCCCGAGTGGTCCGCACGATCCGGGTGCCGGGCAGGGCGGCCCGAGCCCAGGCGATGGCGTCCTCGTTGTCGAGGTCCACCACGGTCAGCCCGGCGCGGCCGGGGTGGTAGGCCACCCCGGCCGCGCCGAGCCACGCCCGCTCCCATTCCCGGGAGTTGAGGATGTTGGAGTCGGTGGTGGCGGCGGCCCAGCCGTGGCAGGGCGCAAGGCAGGTGCAGGGGCCGGGGGTCTTCATGTTCGGCCGGCCGCCGCACGTGTTGCCGGTGCAGGGGCGGCAGTTGCCGAACGGCACCTTCCCGGCTCGCAGCGGCAGCACGGGCACACCGGAAGCCGCCAGGGCGAGAGCAGCGGACAGGTGCTCTCCCCGGATGAGGGTCGGATCGGTCATGCTGGGTGTCTCCAGTTCTCTTCGAGCGTGCTGGATTGGCGGCGGCCCCGGTTCTTGGCGGAAGGGGGCCGCCGCCGTCGTTCGTCGAGTTCTCGGCGCAGACCTTGTGCGATGGCTGGCGCTGGTCGTCGCGAAGAGGGGTGGGTCTGCCGCACCAGCGACAGGGCTTGTCGCCGGTCCGGTCGAAGTGCCGGGCGTCGCGCCAGTCGAGCGACCGGCCCACGGTCAGCCGTCGTTCGGTGCGTTCCAGCGCTTGCGGGCGTCTTCCTGGATGCGGTCGATCCGGGCCTCGAACTTCGCGGTGGGCTTACCGCGGCTTTCGGCCCGCGCGGCGCGGGCGCAGAGCAGGAACACGCGGACGCTGCCGCCGATGGTGTCGGCGCCCATCAGCTCGGGGTCGAGGATC
This genomic interval from Kitasatospora gansuensis contains the following:
- a CDS encoding ATP-binding protein; this encodes MAEEEKTPAREIITDYAQAHFRYFRTADGTVYAQKVGHPVARPIRSQGTTGSHRQELMVGLFRDGLGVFNGTALKEALDLIEALALTEEVQPVHIRVAPGFDGATWLDLGRSDGLSVRIHPTGWDTVVPDPREVCWRRTQLTGELPVPVKDTDGKGIDLLMRLCNFANAQTECLAIAWLIGCLGPSVPVPAPFLTGPQGAGKSSGGRMLVRIIEGMSGDLRRAPKDEENLIAAVAAGWVTALDNLSHMTPDLSDAMCCIVTGAESVKRALFTDGDVVRASYRRPLLLTGIDVGVIRPDLAERLLPLRLERPRVRVTEAALWADYEEALPVVLGSLLDLTVKVRAAQAETPTDLRMADFAHLCAQLDAATGLGVLAAYRASLDDLNDDVIEGDLLAQTVLRHAETIAPGAAQRQTSTEWLTCLSRLYSEPDLRPLPKGWPTTGKVLSDRLKRLQPTLAARGVLVDSGRTCEGRYLEMGRPAVTPPHEQPRLL
- a CDS encoding bifunctional DNA primase/polymerase; amino-acid sequence: MTDPTLIRGEHLSAALALAASGVPVLPLRAGKVPFGNCRPCTGNTCGGRPNMKTPGPCTCLAPCHGWAAATTDSNILNSREWERAWLGAAGVAYHPGRAGLTVVDLDNEDAIAWARAALPGTRIVRTTRGEHWLYRGAMQSANAVRPGIDVKSLMSYARWVGPGAGAIAALPDTVRALIVREPTPARHVAVSVPAGGGRCPHRTPAYLERGITMAEQRITEAASAVHATVFGAFLAVLATHGRCGCLTDAHTARLFAAAQAKGESPRHCADAWTNALSRLGM